CCGCATATATCATACGTAAGCCGGGCGTTGCACTTATCGCCGAGCTGCTTGCATCAGCGATTGAATTACTCATGGGTAATTCCGGCGGAGTGGTTCTGCTGGTGACCGGAATCATTCAGGGACTTGGGGCGGAGCTTGGATTTGCAGTCTTCCGGTATAAAAAATACAACTTGTTATCCATGTCCTTAAGCGGTATTTTTGCTGCTTTATTTATCTACGTATATGAGCTTTTTTATCTGCAGAACTACCTGCTGGCTCCGGGACTTCTGGCGGCCAAACTGGCGGTAAGGATTGTAAGCTCAATTGTATTCTCCGGCTTGATTGCGAAAGCGGCCTGTGATGGTCTGGCTCGTACAGGAGTGCTTAAAAACTATGGACTTGGAATGGACCGGCAGGATATAGAAGAAGAGGAGGAAATGTGATGGGTCAGATAAATGTTATATTGGATTGGTTTCCGAATACGAATCACACAGGCTTTCTTTTGGCAGAGAAAAGAGGGTATTTTAAAGAAGCGGACTTGACAGTAAATATTTCCGGTGATGTTCACGGGATTATGGATCTGCATGGGGCAGATATCGTGGTTGGACCCCAGATATCCATACTGGAAAAGATTGCGGAGGGTGTTCCGCTCACAGCAATCGCAACGCTTACACAGCGCTGCGATTCGGGTATTGTTTCGCTGAAAGAAAGCGGCATCACCTCACCGAAAAAACTGGAGGGAAAAAGGCTGACACATTGGGAACCCCGTTGGTTCCACGGAGTAATCGGAGAGGCCATGCGTCTTGACGGCGGTGATTATTCCAAGGTAAAACTGGTGCCTATGGATGTGGGAGATATTGTATCCACTTTAGGCACAGCGGCGGATGCAACCTGGGTATATGAAAATTGGGAAAACCAGGAGCTTCTGGAGGCAGGAAAGGAAATTAACTATATTTCTCTGGCCGATTTCCATCCGCTTTTTGATTTTTGTGCCCCGAGTATTGCTGCGAACAGGGAATTTTTGCAGAAAAGACCGGAGGAAGCCCGGGCATTTCTGGCAGCCCTCACCATGGGCTATATCGAAGCAGCACAAAATCCGAAAGAATCGGTGCTGTCTGTCCGGGAGAAGCTTCCGGAGGTTTCAGATTCGCTGCTTATACGCAGCCAGGAGCACTTGTCAGGACTTTTCCTGGATGAAACCGGCCGTTGGGGGTATATGAGAGCGGAGAGGTGGGAACGTATGGCCGACTGGCTCGTTGCAAATGGTTATTATGACCGGAGGCGTGATACTGAGTATACCAATGAGTATCTCCCGCAGGGAATGTAGAACATGGGAAAAATTATTTTCGAAAATGTGACCTTTGGATATGGCAGACGCGAGATTCTAAAGGAGATGAATGTGCAGTTTGATTCGTCTGAAATTACACTTCTGACTGGAGGGTCCGGATGCGGAAAGAGCACTTTGCTGTATCTGGCAGCCGGGATTTATCCGGAAAATGCGGGAACGCTCCGCAGCGGAAGTATATCCGTGAATGACGGCAATCTGGCCTTACTTTCCCCTGCTGTACGGTGCGGAAAGGTGGGGATGATGTTTCAGAATCCATCCCTGCAGTTTTGCATGGACACAGTGGAGAATGAACTAGCCTTTTGTCTGGAGAACATACATGTTTCACGGGATGCTATGGATGCGTCTATGGATGCTGCTTTAGATTTCTGCAATATCGGGCACTTGAAGAAGAGAAGGCTCATCTCACTTTCCGGAGGAGAAAAGCAGTTGGCCATGCTGGCATGTATGGTTCTCCTTTCACCGGAATGGATTCTGCTTGATGAGCCCTTTGCAAACCTGGATGATGACTCTGCCGGGGTAATTGTGAAAAAGCTGGCTCTGATGCATAAAAAAATGGGAACCGGAATTCTTGCTGTCGATCATCGTCTGGAAAACTGGTTATGCATCGCAGAGGAAATTAAGGTTATGGATGAGACTGGTGCACTGGCGGCAGATGGAATCCGTCCACAGGGGGAACTTGCAGTTCTGGAAAAGTGGGATGTACATGTTCCGGGACATGCATATCAGAAAGAACATCCGGGCAAATCCCCGGAAGATATCTGCAATGAGCCGATTCTTGAACTTCAGGGTCTTTCTGTCAGCTATGAGGATAAATCAGTTTTAAAAGGAATTGATGCTGATTTTTACCCGGGGCATATGTATGCAGTCACAGGTGCAAGCGGTTCCGGAAAGACATCTCTGTTTGAAGCTTTAAGAGGTCTTGTCCGATATAAAGGAAGTATCCGCTACCGGGGGCAGCCGCTGAAAAGAAGTTTTTTGGGGAGTAGATCAAAGATTGGTTTTGTGGTTCAAAATCCCCAGGATCAGTTTGTGGGAGATACTGTATATGACGAAGTCTTTTTAAGCCTGAAGCACAGAATACATGGATCAAATCCTGATCAGGAAACAGAGCAGATATTGCGTGAAATCTGTCTCTGGAAGTATCGCAGGGTCTCTCCTTATAAGCTGAGCCAGGGTCAGCAGCGCCGTCTGGGTGTGGCAGCACTGCTGGCATATGACTGTGACCTGCTTATCTGTGATGAACCTACTTATGCCCAGGACCGCTCAAATACAGTATCCATCATGGAGGCTTTGCGGGACGCTGTCCGAAAGCGAGGGACTACGGTGATTTTTTCTACACATGATAAACAGCTCATTCGGGATTACAGTGACATACAGTACATAATGAAAGGGGGGAGATTGCATGAAGTCGATAAATCCCGCCTGTAAATGTATAGGCTTGCTTGCAGTGACGTTCTATCTGGCGCTTGTACATAGAACTCTGCTAAATCTGACAGTGTTTGCCATCTGCCTGTTTTTGCTTGCCTTTTCCGGTATAAATCGAAAGCATTTTTGTCAGGCGATGATTCCAGTATTACTGATGGCGGCAGGAACCTTTTTTACGGGCTACCGGTTTCAGTCAGGTGCAGGCATGCCTGTCAGTGACAAAAGCTTTTTACTGGCCGACAATGATATCTACAACGGTCTGGTGCTCTCCAGCCGGGTACTGGTCTTTACCGGTCTTGGGCTTTTACTGGTGCTTACAACAGACAAGATTCAGATGATACAGTCTATGAATCAGCAATTAAAGCTTCCTCCTGTCTTTGCCTACGGGCTTATTGCGGCATGGGGAATTGTACCATCTATGTTCCGGGAATACCGGCAGACCAGAGCAGCTTTTCAGGCACGGGGGATACGAGTTTTTTACGTTTCCCCAAAACTGCTGAAACCGCTTCTGGTAAAATCCGCCCGTTGGGCAGAGGCAATATCCGTCGCCATGGAATCCAAAGGTTTCGATGGAAGTGCGCCGCGTACGGTTTACCGGCCGGTTCCTCTGAGACGAAAGGATATTATTTTTCCCCTTGTGTCCTGTGGAATTGTTGCAGTACTTACTCTATGGCTGTAATGACAAAAGGGCTTATATCTTAAGAAAGAATAAAAATTCAATAAACTTTTTGATAAAAAGAATAAAATTTAGATATTGTGTTTTAGTTCATAGTCGTTTATGATTAGAGTGACTCAATAAACAGAAAAAGGAGAGCGATTATGGAAAAGTTTTTCAAACTAAAGGAGGCTGGAACAACAGTATCAACTGAGGTTTTAGCAGGGTTGACCACGTTTTTTGCCATGGCTTACATCTTATTTGTCAATCCGTCCTTACTTTCTCAGACAGGAATGCCTTATGGAGCGGTATTTCTGGCCACGATTTTTGCCTCTATGGCAGGGACACTGGTTATGGCACTGTTCGCCAATGTTCCATATGCGCAGGCACCAGGTATGGGGCTGAATGCATTCTTTACCTATACGGTCTGCTTCAGTCTTAATTTCACCTGGCAGGAGGCCCTTGCGATGGTATTTCTTTGTGGTGTGATTAATATTATCATTACCGTTACAAAGATACGTAAATCGATTATTAAGGCAATTCCTGATAGTCTGCAGCACGCAATCAGCGGAGGTATCGGCATCTTCATTGCCTATGTTGGCATAAAAAATGTTAACCTGCTGAGCTTTACCGCGGATCCGGGAACATATAATCTTCTTGATGGCGGAACGGTGGTTGCGAACGGTGGTGTGGTACCGGCTATTGCAACCTTTAATAACAGACCTGTGATATTGGCAGTTATTTCATTGATCATCATGGTGATTTTGGTTTTGAAAAAAGTTCCGGGTGCAGTATTTATCGGTATCATCGTTTCTACATTGATCGGGATTCCGATGGGCGTTGTGGACATCAGCCAAATCGGTGTGGAGACAAATCTGGGAAAATCCTTTTCGGAGCTGGGTACGACCTTCGGCGCGGCATTCGGATCACAGGGAATGGGTTCTCTGTTCAGTGATATCTCCAGGCTGCCGTTGGTTTTGATGACTATTTTTGCATTCAGTCTTTCCGATACGTTTGATACACTTGGTACATTCATCGGCACAGGACGCAGAAGCGGTATTTTCAGCGAGGAAGATCAGGCGACGATGGAAACTTCCAGTGGATTTAAGTCCAAGATGGATCGTGCGCTGTTTGCAGATTCCATTGCAACCTCCGTTGGCGCAATTTTCGGAACCTCCAATACAACTACATATGTGGAAAGTGCAGCTGGTATCGGGGCAGGCGGTCGTACCGGTCTTACATCACTGGTAACCGCACTTATGTTTTTGCTCAGCATATTCTTTGCACCAATCATAAGCATTGTGCCGAATCAGGCAACCGCTCCGGCGTTGATTCTGGTTGGCGTTATGATGATGTCTTCTTTTGCAGAGATTAAATGGAGTGATTTGGATGAAGCCGTACCGGCGTTCTTTGCCAGCATTTTTATGGGTATGTGCTACAGCATCTCCTATGGAATTGCCGCCGGATTTATTTTCTATTGCATTGTTAAATGTCTGCGTGGTGAAGCGAAGAAAATCCATCCGATACTTTGGGTGAGTACAGGATTGTTTGTTCTTAATTTTATTATACTTGCGGTACTGTAAGAGCAGCATCTTTTCTCTTTTGATTCATGGTGAAAAAGGTCAGTGTGTGAATTATATAATTTATACACTGGTCTTTTTCTCATATATAAAATGGATAAAAGGGCTTGAAAAGCAGAGCATTTTTTCTTATCATATGATAAGAGCACGTAGTGCGTAGCAATCCGCAGCTATCAGGGAGCGGAATATGTACTGTGAAAGAAGTACAGGATGGAGGTTGTAATGAGTAATGAAAAACCAGGGAGAACAGGTGGGATTATTGTGGCAGCAGGAGAGACATCGGCAGACGGCAAATCCAATCCGCTTCTTAAAATTGGTTCCATTACAGTAATCAAAAGAATCGTGTTGACATTTCAAAGAGCCGGAATCTCCCCGATCGTTGTAGTTACAGGATATCGGGGAGAAGATATTGAATACCATTTATCGGATTATGGGGTTATATTTCTTCGAAATGAGGAATATGAGAAGTCTCAGATGCTTGATTCTGCTAAAATCGGATTCAGGTATATAAAAGACAAGACAGATCAGGTAGTGTTTACACCGGTCAATGTGCCAATGGTTACGCCGGATACGATTATGAAACTGATAAATTCCGGAGAACCGCTTATTGTACCTTCTTATCAGGGAAAAGCAGGACATCCGCTTCTGATAGATAACCAATTACTGCCGGACATCTTATCTTATGAAGGGGCATATGGGCTGAGAGGTGCAGTGCAGGGGTTGAATGTGACACGTAAGCTGATGGAGGTGGAAGATGAGGGCATCATCCTTGACATGGAGGATATGGATCGTCTGGATGATTTGCTGAAGGAACACAATGAGAATATTTACCATCCTTTTTTGAGAATCAGCATCGAAAAGGAATCCTCGTTTTTTAATGCCAGGACCAAGTTCTTACTGATGCTGATTAAAGAAACACATTCTGTCCGGGATGCCTGCAAACACATAGGCTTGTCATACAGTAAAGCCTGGTCTATGTTGAATACACTGGAAGAGGAGCTTGGAATTGCAGTGGTTGAGCGGGTGCATGGGGGAAGCAATGGAGGAAATACCTATTTAACTCGGGAAGGACTGAAATTCCTGGAAAATTATATGGAATTTGAACAAAATGTACGAAAGTTTGCGGAGAATGAATTTAAAAGACTATTCTAGTTGCATAAAAAGAGTATAAATACGAGTTCTTCTGTAAAAGAATTTGACGGTACTATAGCCTTAATCTACAATAAAAGTATCAATTATTGTGGATTAAGGTTTTTGATTTAAAATCAATAGAAAGGAAAATATGGAGAATGATAGGTAACTCTGTAAAGAAAAAGGATCATGATGCCAAAATCAGCGGTCAGGCATCCTACGTGGATGATATCGTGATGGAAGGCATGCTTTATGGAAAGATGCTGCGTTCCACCAAGGCAAGGGCAAGGATAAAAAACATTGTGCTTCCGGAAATTTCTGACGACTACTTTATTATTGACAAAGATGACGTTACAGGCGAAAATAAGATACATGTTGTGCTGGAGGATATGCCGGTATTCCCCGAGGATACCGTGGAATATATCGGTGATCCCATACTGATGGTGGTTGGTCCGGACAGGAAAGAAATTGCCAGAATTTTAAGTGAAATTGTTGTGGATTACGAAGAACTGGAACCTGTATTTGACGTTCGAAAGTCAGAGATTTCTTTCTTTCATCATAATTATAATAAGGGGGACGTAGACTGCGCATTTGAAGAGGCCGACCGTATCATTACGGAAACTTTTGAAACTGGTCAGCAGGAACAGGCTTACCTGGAAACCAATGGGCTGATTGCGTATCCACAGGATGGACGCATCGTCGTACGTGGTTCTATGCAATGTCCTTATTATGTGATTGGGGCCGTGTCAAAGGCACTGGGAGAGGAAAGAGAGGATATCCGGATTATCCAGGATGTGACCGGAGGTGCCTTTGGGGGTAAGGAGGATTATCCGTCCATCCTGGCCTGTCAGGTCGCAGTAGCGGCAAAAAAGGCAGAAAGACCTGTAAAGTATGTATTTGACAGAAGAGAGGATATGGAATTCACCTCAAAGCGTCACCCATCTGTCTGTACATATAAAGCCTCCGTAAAAGACGGAAAAGTTACAGGATTGGATATCCATGTTATCTATAATGCCGGTGCATATACGACATTGACAGATGTTGTGCTGCAGCGTGGACTTATCGGAGCCTGTGGTGTCTATAACATCGGAAATCTGCGGGTGACCGGAGATGGCATGAAAACGAATACCGTACCAAATGGTGCGATGCGTGGTTTTGGCGCACCTCAGACTTTTTTTGCAATTGAAATGATGATGAATCATATTGCAAAATCGCTTTGCACGGATCCTCTGACATTTAAAGAGAAGCATCTGGTAAAGCAGGGGGATGAGACATCTACGAGAGGAAAATTTCATTTTCAGGTACCGCTTCCGGAAATGATTGAACGGGCGGATCAGTTATCTGATTTCAGAAAAAAACATGCGCTCTATAAAAGCCAGACGGGCAGATTTCGAAAAGGAATCGGGATTTCCATGGTCTATCATGGCTGTGGATTTACGGGAAACGGAGAAAGGGATATCATCAAATCCGTTGCAAAATTGCGTAAAAATTCTGATGATACCGTAGAACTGTTAATTAGTATTACCGATATGGGACAGGGAGCCAAGACTACATTTACCAAGATAGCGGCAGATACTCTGGGCATTCCTCTTGACCGGGTGACATTCAATAACCCGGATACAGACCGAGTGCCGGATTCCGGTCCGACTGTTGCAAGCCGCTCTATCATGGTAGTTGGAGAATTAATAAAGCGTGCTTCAGAAAAATTAAAAGCACAGTGGAAACCAGGGGAAGAGCAGGTGATAGAAGAACATTATGTGCATCCGGATTTCATGATTCCTTTTGATATCAAGACGTTTCGCGGAGATGCTTACCCGACGTATTCCTGGGCTGTGAATGTGATTGAAGTCGAAGTGGATACTCTTACAGCAGTCACGAAAGTTCTGGGAGCCTGGGGGGTATACGATGTAGGGACCCCTTTGGATTTAAATATTGTACACGGACAACTGCAAGGAGGATTCCTGCAGTCCATCGGTTATGCTTCCATGGAGCAGATCGGTTACAACGAAAAGGGGGTTGTTCGGAATCACAGTTTCAGCGACTATATCATCCCAACTGCGATGGATGTTCCGAATCTGGTTACAGACCTTGTGGAAGTACCTTATGCAGCAGGGCCTTACGGCGCAAAGGGTGCAGGAGAACTGCCGAACGTTGCCCCTGCTCCTGCTTATATTGATGCATTGGAAAATGCACTGCAAAACAGAATCCAGCATATTCCGTACACGCAGGAAGACATTATGACATATTTACAGGAGGTGGAAAACGGATGATCAATTTTATTTTGAATGGCGAACAGGTTTCAAGTAATTCGAATCAAAATGAACGTTTATTAGATGTACTCAGGGATGAATTCCGCCTGACAGGTGCAAAATGTGGATGTAAAGAAGGCGAATGTGGCGCCTGTTCTGTGATTCTGGATGGAAAACTGGTAAATTCCTGTATGGTTGCGATGGGAAGTATTGAAGACAGTACGGTAACGACGATTGAAGGGTATAGTAAAACCCGGCGCTTTCAGATTCTTTCAGAGGCATATGCAGCAGTCAGTGCCGTGCAGTGTGGATTCTGCATTCCCGGAATGATGCTTGCTTCCGAATGTATTCTGGCGGAGAATCCCAATCCTTCTGAAGAAGATATCCGCAGAGGGATTTCAGGAAATCTTTGCAGATGTACCGGTTACAATGCCATTGTAGAAGCCGTTGGTACCGCCGCCAAGGAGGGAAAAGGACTATGGTAAAAAGCTACTTTGCGAAATCGTTGGAAGAGGCACTTGAAATCAGGGGAAGAGAATCTGTTATCCCATATGCGGGCGGTACGGATTTAATGATTGAAGCAGATGATCAGGCATCCTACCTATTCCTGAATAAAGTACCGGAATTAAAAGAAATTAAAGCAGATGCTGAATATATACGCATCGGGGCCGCAAGTACCTATGCGGAGATATTACAAAGTCAACTGATTCCTCAGATTTTAAAGGATGCAGTAATAGAGATTGCCGCTCCTGCAATAAGAAATCTGGGAACAGCGGGCGGTAATATCTGTAATGGTTCTGCAAAAGGGGACAGTGTCCTGATCTTTTTTGCAGCCGATGCAAAATTACGGCTTGTCACCAGTAAAGGAGAGCGGATTCTTCCGATAAAGGATTTCTATCTGGGAAGAAAAAAGCTGGCTTTGCAGAAGGATGAACTCCTGGTGGAAATATTGCTGAAAAAGACAGGATTGGATCACTATTACTACAAGAAGATCGGGGCGAGGAACGCATTGGCAATTTCCAGAGTGTCCTTTGCCGGACTTCTTGATATGAAAGACGGCAAGATCATAAACTGTGCAACGGCTTTTGGGGCCGTCAGCGATGTAGTAATCAGAAGACCGGATATCGATGAAATGCTGGCAGGTAAAACAACTGATGAGGCAAAGACGGTGAAAGATGCCTATCTGGAAGCCTTCGATGAAGCCATCGTGCCTATTCGCGGCAGGGTATCCGCCGAATACAGAAAATCTGTCTGTATGAATTTATTGAGAGACTTTCTGGAAAGCAACGGAATTTAAAAAAATTTCTTAGTCATATGGTATAATGCGTAAACTCTCATTGACAAAATGATCAGCAGCAGTCGAAAGCTGCTTTCATATAAATGTATTGCAAAATTTTAGAGAGGTGAAAACACATCATGCAAAAGAATGCATCAACAGCAGAGAAACAAATGTCGGGCCTTGTATATAAGGTTTCTGACAAACCGAAAATACTTACAGCAATTTTGCTGGGGTTCCAGAACATTTTGACCGCATTCAGCGGAATTGTTGCAGTTCCACTGATTATTGCGGGAATTGCAGGACTTAATGTGGTAGATACAGCATATCTTGTGTCTGCTTCCTTACTTGCTTCCGGTATTGCTTCTATTATTCAGTCCAGAGGGTTTGGACCAAAAAAATTCAGGATTGGTGTAGGACTGCCTACGGTCATGGGCACGGATTTTGGATTTGTACCACCTGCTAATACCATTATCAATACGATGGGAGGCGGCATGGCGGGTTACTTTGGAGCATCGATATTAGGAGCAGTTTTCGAATTTATTCTCAGCTTTTTTGTAAAACCGCTTATGAAAATATTTACTCCTGTTGTAACAGGTACTGTAATAACGCTTATGGGAATGTCTATGATGCCAATTGCTTTTGACTGGATTGGCGGAGGCGTCGGAAATCCGGATTATGGAAATCCGATGTACATAGGTGTTGCCGCAATTGTATTCTTCGTCATACTTTTGCTGAATCGTTATGCAAAAGGCATGCTAAATACAGCCGCTGTTATGATTGGAATCATTGTCGGATACATCATCTGTATCCCGCTGGGATTAATTGATTTTTCGCAGATTACTTCCGCAAGCTGGGTTCAGCTGCCCGAGATTGCACGTTTCGGAATTGATTTTAATCCTAAGTTTGTTGTTCCGTTCATTGCCGGATATCTCGTTACTGTTATTGAGACCGTAGGGGTTATGGAAACCCTTGGGGAAGTTACGGATACAAAGTTGAGCAGTGATGATATTGTTGCCGGTGTAAGAGGGGATGCGGTGAGTTCCTTCGTCTGTCCTTTCGTGGGATCAGGCCCGGCACAGACATTTAGCCAAAATGTGGGATTGATCCCTTTGACCAAGTGTGCATCACAATTCGTTGCTGTTGTTGCCGGAGTACTTCTGGTTGTTATGAGTCTGTTTCCCAAACTTTCAACCGTTGTATCCATTATGCCTTCCTGCGTGCTTGGCGGTGCAGGAATTCTGATGTTTGGGACTGTTGCGATGTCAGGAATTAAGACATTAACCAAGGTTAAATTTACAAACCGTAACCTGTTGATTATGGCGAGCGCCATAGGAATTGGTCTGGGTGTAACCTTCAGACCGGACGTAGTTGCGAAACTACCCGGAATTTTAAGCAGCTTATTTGGTTCTGGAATTTCTGCAGGTACCATTGTGGCATTGGTATTAAGCTTGATTCTGAAAGATAATCCCAATGAGGAAGAGGTAGATTAACTGTAAAGCCAGGATGTAAAAATAAAGCGGTCAAATCCTTTCTGTGAAGGAATTGACCGCTTTATTTTTCATACAGGAAGTTTGTCAGACCGGCTCATCCCTGTCCAGAAATTTCCCGGAGGCGCCGCCGCCGCCAAAGCTTCCGCCGCCGCCAAAGCCGCCGCCTGAGCCGCCACGGCCGGAACCACCGCCAAACCCTCCATAGAACCCCCCAAAGCCACCTCCCAGCCCGCTGCCAAACCCTCCGTTTCGGCTGTTATGGCGGGGGAAGAAAAAAATAAGAAGAATAATCAGAATCATAAAGGTAAAGGGTACGATACTTCTCTCATCCTTATTTTCTTTTTCATAAGAGCCCGGTTCTTCTAATTCATGTATTGCCAAATCATATATCTTGCGAATTCCGGAATCAAAATCATCTTTCTTTAAGTCAGGGGCAGCCTGACGTATGAAACGTCCGGCCAGACTGTCGGTGATAATACCTTCTAATCCATAGCCCACTTCAATACGTATTTCTCTTTCTTTATAGGCCAGAAGGATCAGAACCCCATTATTTTCCGCCTTACTTCCTATTTTCCAATTTCTTGCCATATCTATGGAATATTCCTCCAAAGAGGCACCATCGAGTGAGGGAATGGTGGTCACTACAACCTGCGGCCCTCCGTTTGACTGATATCTTTTGCTTGTGGCATAGATATACGCTTCGGTGTCAGAAGAAAGGATATCAGAAAAATCATTTACAAAGAACTGGGAGGTTGGAGCGGGTATATTCTTTTGAGCAGATACAGGAATGACAGCAGTGATAAGTACGAATAGAATTCCCGCCACAATGCCTGCTTTTTTTTGATGGATCAACATAAGAAATGCGCCCCTTTCTGCTATCTGGAAAAATCAACATCAGGAACTTCCTGTGCACCTTCGCTTGCCGCAAACAGCTCATGTTTTTCAAAACCCCAAAGGTTTGCGATGATGTTTGCCGGAAAGGTTCGTATTTCGGTATTATATAAATTCACAGCTTCATTGTAATCCCTTCGGGATGTTCCAATTCTGTTTTCTGTACCCTCAAGCTGGTCCTGCAATGATAAAAAGTTCTCATTTGCTTTTAGTTCGGGATAAGCTTCTGCGATTGCAAGCAGCCGTCCCAGAGAATTCGACAATTCGGTATCGGCGGCAGCAGCATCCCGGACTGTTGAGGCGCTGAGCATATGCTCCCGCGCATCTGTTACTGAGGTAAAGACATCTGTTTCATGGGCCGCATACCCCTTTACTGTATTTACAAGGTTGGGAATCAAGTCATTTCTTCTCTGAAGTTGTACAGAGATATTTGAAAAGGCTTTATTGACAGATTCTTCTTCTCTTACAAGACGATTATAGCTCCCCGTGAAGAACCAGATAATTAAAGCTGCGACAATAAAAATGCCAAGGAGCACTTTCCATACGTTGCTGCTATGTTTTTCTCTACTCATATGCATCCTCATTTCTCTCACTGAATTGTTTTATAACATATTTCTTCCTATAGTATGACCAATATACGCGGAATTTTATTCATAGTTTATATTTTCCGCCAGCCATGCTATAATAAGAAAAACTATAAGTATAGGAGGCCATTCTGATCGATATTATATCAAGAATTATACAGATGAAGATGCTTACGAACATAGTTGCCGGAATCATCCTGTTCTTTGTATTGAGGATGTTTTTTCAATGGATTCTGGAATTGAGAAACATAGGAAGGGTCAGGCAGGCAGATGAAAAAATGAAATTTTTGCTGAAGCCTTATGTTTCCGGCGGGACTTTCCCGACACCCGAAACATTTCATGCACTCATGGAAACAGTGGCAAGCGATTACCATGTGACATGTGAAGCGATGCATTCTCTTTCGTTTTATGTACAGGAATTTATTCAGGAAATTTTTGAAGATGCATTTATTCCGAATGATAAAAAAGTAGAGTATACGGATAGGCTCCGTGTACAGTTGAAAAAATATGAGGAACAGGCCGCCGGTTTGGTTTGCATTCCTCTGGTGGATGCATCGGCAGAGAAAAGAAATACTTTCAATAGTTATAACCAATTGAATCTTTGCATTTTAATTTCAGGGATCCTGGTTGCGGCTGTGGGGTTAATGAGCGGTACATATGATATATTTGAGACATTCGGGATATTTATGACTGTATCTTTTGGTCTTGTGATTTTTGCCGATTTATGTTTGAAAAAGAGGCGATATAGGGAAATTCCGAGAGTATACAGATATGTAAAAGAGAAGATAGAACATGTATGGAAAGGAATCAGCGAGAGGCGGGAGCGAAAGAGAAAAGAGTATGAAGCGGATCAGAATGTTCAGCTGAAAGTGCAGCTGGAGGAGGAAAAACGCAGATTGACGAAATGGTCAGAAGAGTTAAGTGTCAGACAAAAGGACCTGGAAGAGCAGAAACTCCTTCTGGAGAAAAGGATAGAGGACTTTGGACAGGAACAGAACTCCTTTCATCAAGCTAAATAATTTACTGAAACTGCCCCCGGCCTTCTATCAGCCGAGGGTAGTTTCAGTAAAAGTCACACGAAAATATCCTTTGTATAGCTCTTATTTGTTTTCAAGAAAACAGCTACCTGATTATTCCTGTCACAGGTGGCAAGGAGGACGTCTTCAACATAATCTGCTCCCTGTCCTTTAATCTGCTGAGTCAGCCATTTTTCGTCTTTTCCTGTATGCTTTAAGTTCCTTTCCATGATTTTCCCATCCAGGATCACGTTGGCAACCATGTAGTCCTGTTCAGGATTCAACTGCATGTCGGCCGGCTTTACAGGCC
The window above is part of the Novisyntrophococcus fermenticellae genome. Proteins encoded here:
- a CDS encoding uracil-xanthine permease family protein; amino-acid sequence: MQKNASTAEKQMSGLVYKVSDKPKILTAILLGFQNILTAFSGIVAVPLIIAGIAGLNVVDTAYLVSASLLASGIASIIQSRGFGPKKFRIGVGLPTVMGTDFGFVPPANTIINTMGGGMAGYFGASILGAVFEFILSFFVKPLMKIFTPVVTGTVITLMGMSMMPIAFDWIGGGVGNPDYGNPMYIGVAAIVFFVILLLNRYAKGMLNTAAVMIGIIVGYIICIPLGLIDFSQITSASWVQLPEIARFGIDFNPKFVVPFIAGYLVTVIETVGVMETLGEVTDTKLSSDDIVAGVRGDAVSSFVCPFVGSGPAQTFSQNVGLIPLTKCASQFVAVVAGVLLVVMSLFPKLSTVVSIMPSCVLGGAGILMFGTVAMSGIKTLTKVKFTNRNLLIMASAIGIGLGVTFRPDVVAKLPGILSSLFGSGISAGTIVALVLSLILKDNPNEEEVD
- a CDS encoding NTP transferase domain-containing protein; amino-acid sequence: MSNEKPGRTGGIIVAAGETSADGKSNPLLKIGSITVIKRIVLTFQRAGISPIVVVTGYRGEDIEYHLSDYGVIFLRNEEYEKSQMLDSAKIGFRYIKDKTDQVVFTPVNVPMVTPDTIMKLINSGEPLIVPSYQGKAGHPLLIDNQLLPDILSYEGAYGLRGAVQGLNVTRKLMEVEDEGIILDMEDMDRLDDLLKEHNENIYHPFLRISIEKESSFFNARTKFLLMLIKETHSVRDACKHIGLSYSKAWSMLNTLEEELGIAVVERVHGGSNGGNTYLTREGLKFLENYMEFEQNVRKFAENEFKRLF
- a CDS encoding xanthine dehydrogenase family protein molybdopterin-binding subunit — its product is MIGNSVKKKDHDAKISGQASYVDDIVMEGMLYGKMLRSTKARARIKNIVLPEISDDYFIIDKDDVTGENKIHVVLEDMPVFPEDTVEYIGDPILMVVGPDRKEIARILSEIVVDYEELEPVFDVRKSEISFFHHNYNKGDVDCAFEEADRIITETFETGQQEQAYLETNGLIAYPQDGRIVVRGSMQCPYYVIGAVSKALGEEREDIRIIQDVTGGAFGGKEDYPSILACQVAVAAKKAERPVKYVFDRREDMEFTSKRHPSVCTYKASVKDGKVTGLDIHVIYNAGAYTTLTDVVLQRGLIGACGVYNIGNLRVTGDGMKTNTVPNGAMRGFGAPQTFFAIEMMMNHIAKSLCTDPLTFKEKHLVKQGDETSTRGKFHFQVPLPEMIERADQLSDFRKKHALYKSQTGRFRKGIGISMVYHGCGFTGNGERDIIKSVAKLRKNSDDTVELLISITDMGQGAKTTFTKIAADTLGIPLDRVTFNNPDTDRVPDSGPTVASRSIMVVGELIKRASEKLKAQWKPGEEQVIEEHYVHPDFMIPFDIKTFRGDAYPTYSWAVNVIEVEVDTLTAVTKVLGAWGVYDVGTPLDLNIVHGQLQGGFLQSIGYASMEQIGYNEKGVVRNHSFSDYIIPTAMDVPNLVTDLVEVPYAAGPYGAKGAGELPNVAPAPAYIDALENALQNRIQHIPYTQEDIMTYLQEVENG
- a CDS encoding FAD binding domain-containing protein; the protein is MVKSYFAKSLEEALEIRGRESVIPYAGGTDLMIEADDQASYLFLNKVPELKEIKADAEYIRIGAASTYAEILQSQLIPQILKDAVIEIAAPAIRNLGTAGGNICNGSAKGDSVLIFFAADAKLRLVTSKGERILPIKDFYLGRKKLALQKDELLVEILLKKTGLDHYYYKKIGARNALAISRVSFAGLLDMKDGKIINCATAFGAVSDVVIRRPDIDEMLAGKTTDEAKTVKDAYLEAFDEAIVPIRGRVSAEYRKSVCMNLLRDFLESNGI
- a CDS encoding (2Fe-2S)-binding protein, with translation MINFILNGEQVSSNSNQNERLLDVLRDEFRLTGAKCGCKEGECGACSVILDGKLVNSCMVAMGSIEDSTVTTIEGYSKTRRFQILSEAYAAVSAVQCGFCIPGMMLASECILAENPNPSEEDIRRGISGNLCRCTGYNAIVEAVGTAAKEGKGLW